AGATGGATGTCGTCGAAGTTGCCGGCCTGTGGCTGCGCGGTACGGATGGCCAGCACACAAAGGCGATGCAACACATCTGCTGGGACGGCTGCATGTTCCCCAACGCGATGATGCTGAATCCGCAGACCTGGAACGACATTCTTGCCACCATGATCAAGGTGCGCGACGCGCACGGATGGGACTAAGAGAACAGACATGGCTAAGAAAAAACTGAACGTCGGCCTCGTGGGCTATGGCTTCATGGGGAAGACCCATTCGAACGCCTTCCTGCAGGCTCCGCGCTTCTTCGATACGCCGTATGAACCGGTATTGAAGGCTGTCTGTGCACGCAGCGCAGAGAAGGCCAAAGGCTTTGCCGACACCTGGGGCTACGAATCGGTTGAGACCGACTGGCGCAAACTGATCGAGCGCAAAGATATCGATGTGATCGATATCGCCAGCCCGAATAACACGCATGCTGAGATCGCTATTGCCGCCGCTGAGGCCGGCAAGTGGGTTCTGTGCGAGAAGCCTCTGGCTCGTACGGCTGAAGAGGGCAAGCCCATGTGGGACGCGGTCAAGAAGGCCGGTGTGCCCAACATGGTCTGGTACAACTACCGCCGCGTTCCCGCCGTCGTGCTGCTGAAGCAGTTGCTCGATGAGGGCCGCTTCGGTCGCATCTTCCACTATCGTTCGCAGTTTCTGCAGGACTGGACCATCTCGGAAGATCTGCCGCAGGGCGGACAGGCGCTGTGGCGTCTCGACTCTGCTGTCTCCGGCTCAGGCGTTACCGGCGACCTGCTGGCGCACAACATCGATATGGCGATGTGGCTGAACGGCCAGATCGTCGATGTGACGGCTATGACCGAGACCTTTATCAAGGAGCGCATGCACAATGAGACAGGCAAGAAGCAGCCAGTCACCATTGATGATGCTGCCGCCTTCCTCGGTCACTTCGAGAACGGATCGATGGCCCTGTTCGAATCAACGCGCTACGCTCGCGGTCACAAGGCGCTATTCACTCTGGAGATTAACGGTGAAAAGGCCTCGGCCCGCTGGGATCTGCACGACCTGCACCGCCTGGAGTTCTTCGATCATCGCGACGAGGGCCGCTTGCGCGGCTGGAAGAGCATCCACATCACGGACGGCGACCATCCGTACATGAAGAACTGGTGGGTTCCCGGTCTGCAGATCGGTTACGAGCACACCTTCATCCACCAGGTTGCGGATTTCCTGATCGCAGCAGGTGCGGGTAAGAGCGCGGAGCCAACCTTCGAGGATGGACTGAAGTGCGACTACGTCACCGATGCCGTGCTGAAGTCGGCCAAGTCGAAGCAGTGGGAGTCGGCGCTTCCGCCGAAAGAGTAAGGAATAGATCCAGATGTACATCAGCAATCTCAGAAAGACGGCAGGCCTGTTCGCGGCTGCCGTCTTCTTCGTCTCCGCGACTGTGACGTCGCCCGCGCAGAAGGCTGCCGGTAAGAAGCTTCCTCCTCTTGGACCCGTGAACCGGGTTCCTCCTGAGCCGCGCAACTGGGAAGACCACACCGGCTGGACGTCGCTCTTTGATGGCAAGACCCTGACCGGATGGAGTGGTGCTCCAGAGGTCTGGAGCGTCGCCGATGGAACCATCGTCGGCTCGTCCAGCGATGCTATCCCTTCTGGCACCACCAACCTGATCTACAAGGTCAGCCAGTTTGCCAACTTCCGCCTCCGCATGGAGGTGAAGATGGAGGGTAATGGCGCCAACGGAGGCATCCAGTACCGCAGTCATATTGTTCCCGTTCGCGACCGTATTCTTCCCGCCAATCCAACGGAGGAGCAGAAGGCCCGTATGGCCAAAGCGGCTGAGCTGAACAAGAAACATGCCGCCTGGAACATGACCGGCTATCAGATGGACTTCAACTATGACAACCGGTACACCGGCCAGCTATATGAACAGAGCTCGGAGCGCGGCATCATGACCTATCCCGGTCAGGTGGTTGCATTCGAGGGGCACGGAGCTAAGCCGCGCGTTGTGGCTGAGTTGGGTACCGGCGAACAGTTGAAGTCGTACTTGAAGAAAGACGGCTGGAACGAGATCGAGATCATCGCAGACGGCCACACCCTGACCCATATCGTGAACGGGCACGTCTTTACGCAGACCGTTGATACCGACCCGGAGCGGATGGCGGCTAGCGGCTACATCGCGCTCGAGCTCGAGGGACCTGGAACATTGCGAATTCTGC
This genomic window from Terriglobus albidus contains:
- a CDS encoding 3-keto-disaccharide hydrolase, whose protein sequence is MYISNLRKTAGLFAAAVFFVSATVTSPAQKAAGKKLPPLGPVNRVPPEPRNWEDHTGWTSLFDGKTLTGWSGAPEVWSVADGTIVGSSSDAIPSGTTNLIYKVSQFANFRLRMEVKMEGNGANGGIQYRSHIVPVRDRILPANPTEEQKARMAKAAELNKKHAAWNMTGYQMDFNYDNRYTGQLYEQSSERGIMTYPGQVVAFEGHGAKPRVVAELGTGEQLKSYLKKDGWNEIEIIADGHTLTHIVNGHVFTQTVDTDPERMAASGYIALELEGPGTLRILHRNIYIKKLP
- a CDS encoding Gfo/Idh/MocA family protein, with amino-acid sequence MAKKKLNVGLVGYGFMGKTHSNAFLQAPRFFDTPYEPVLKAVCARSAEKAKGFADTWGYESVETDWRKLIERKDIDVIDIASPNNTHAEIAIAAAEAGKWVLCEKPLARTAEEGKPMWDAVKKAGVPNMVWYNYRRVPAVVLLKQLLDEGRFGRIFHYRSQFLQDWTISEDLPQGGQALWRLDSAVSGSGVTGDLLAHNIDMAMWLNGQIVDVTAMTETFIKERMHNETGKKQPVTIDDAAAFLGHFENGSMALFESTRYARGHKALFTLEINGEKASARWDLHDLHRLEFFDHRDEGRLRGWKSIHITDGDHPYMKNWWVPGLQIGYEHTFIHQVADFLIAAGAGKSAEPTFEDGLKCDYVTDAVLKSAKSKQWESALPPKE